TGGGTGATCACTTGCCGGTGCGACCGTAGCATCGCGTTTCACCTTGTCCGGGCGGGACAGGTGACGATCGAGGGCTGCCGATGCTCCCAGCGTCTGGAGCTCGAGCCGGGAGACCTGGTGATGCTGGCCCGTGGGTTTGACCACACCGTGACGACGCGGACGCCTGCCGGGCAGGAGGTGGCGGTGATCAGCGGGCACTATCGGCTGTGGAACGACCCTGTACACATGATCTTTCGGGAGCTGCCCACCACCTTTGTCCTGCGCGGGGCCGAAGCGGAAGAAATCCCGGCGATCCGACGCCTGCTGCCGGTGATCGAGGCGGAGCTGGCTGACCTGCAAATGGGTGCCGACTCAGCTCGCCGGGGGCTGCTCGACGTGCTCTTCAACTACCTGCTGCGTGCGTGGCTCGATCGCCATACGGGCAGCGAAACGGGCTGGGCGGGTGCATTGCAGGATCCGCAACTGGTGCGCGTCTTCACGCTTTTGCACACCCAGTGGACCCGCTCTTGGACTTTGGACGAGCTGGCGTCTGAGAGCGGCTTTTCACGCCCCACCTTGGCCCGCCGATTCAAGCAGCATACCGGAGATACGCCGCTGCATTACCTCACGACTTTGCGGGTGCAACGGGCGATGCACTTGTTGAGCAATACGCTGTTGCCCATCGGGGCGGTGGCCGACCAGTGCGGCTACAGCGATGCCTTTGTCTTTTCCAAAGCCTTCAAGAGGCTGACGGGTGAATCTCCACGCGATTTCCGCCAGCGCAACCTCGCGGAGGCGGTGGCGCGCCAGGAAGGGGAGGCGTAGC
The sequence above is drawn from the Verrucomicrobiota bacterium JB022 genome and encodes:
- a CDS encoding AraC family transcriptional regulator, producing MDLLTDILQQAGLQRAVLRQREGSAPWVITCRCDRSIAFHLVRAGQVTIEGCRCSQRLELEPGDLVMLARGFDHTVTTRTPAGQEVAVISGHYRLWNDPVHMIFRELPTTFVLRGAEAEEIPAIRRLLPVIEAELADLQMGADSARRGLLDVLFNYLLRAWLDRHTGSETGWAGALQDPQLVRVFTLLHTQWTRSWTLDELASESGFSRPTLARRFKQHTGDTPLHYLTTLRVQRAMHLLSNTLLPIGAVADQCGYSDAFVFSKAFKRLTGESPRDFRQRNLAEAVARQEGEA